Within Massilia litorea, the genomic segment CGTAAATCCTTGAGCGCTATGAAGATTTAAACAAGACTCTGCGATGCGTCACGTAAGTACTTGTCAACACTCATATTTTTATGGCTGAGTTGAACAGCCTGTGCATAACTTTGTGAACAAGGCTAGGGAAACCGGGATTTCTTTACTGGAAAACTCGCTTCCAAGTGGTTATGTGCGTGGGGATTTAAAGATAAATCCCAGCAATTTCAAACACTTATGATTTCCCATCCACATGTCCACATGTCCACAGCTTGCGTTTACGCTGTTTCGCAACATGTGAACAAGTGTGAGAATGCGCTTCGTTTCAGTGCATTCTGCGGGGCGCCACGCATGTGGCGCCGCACCATTCCGGCTCAGCCAGCCCGCTGGCGGCGGCTGAACGTGTGCACGGCGTCGACCATCGCCGTCACCGATTCCGGCGGGGTGAATTGCGAGATCCCGTGACCCAGGTTGAAGACGTGGCCATGGCCATGCGAGGGCGCGCCGTAGGCCGTCAGCGAGCGCTCGACTTCCGCGCGGATCTGCTCCGGCGACGCAAACAGGATCGCCGGATCGAGATTGCCCTGCAGGGCTACGCGGTCGCCCACGAGCGCGCGGGCGCGGCCCAGGTTCACCGTCCAGTCCAGGCCCAGCGCATCGGCGCCGATATCGGCCATCTCGTCCAGCCAGATGCCGCCGCCTTTGGTGAAGACGACCGCCGGGATGCGCACGCCATCCTTTTCGCGCTGCAGCTGTTCGAGCACGCGCTGCATGTAGCGCAGCGAGAACTCCTGGTAGGCGCCATCGGCCAGCGCACCGCCCCAGGAGTCGAAGATCATCACCGCCTGGGCGCCGGCGTCGATCTGGGCGTTCAGGTACTGGGCGACGGCAGTGGCATTGATCTCGAGGATGCGGTGCATCAGGTCCGGGCGCGCGTACAGCATCTTTTTGATGGTGTGGAATTCGCGCGAGCCCTGGCCCTCGACCATGTAGCAGGCCAGCGTCCACGGGCTGCCCGAGAAGCCGATCAGCGGCACGCGCCCGTTAATTTCGGTACGGATTTGCGTGACGGCCTTGAAGACATAGTCGAGCGATTCCATATCCGGTACGTTCAAGGCCATCACCTCGGCCTCGGTGCGCAGTGGACGCTCGAACTTCGGGCCTTCGCCGTCGGCGAAATACAGGCCCAGGCCCATCGCATCGGGAACCGTCAGGATGTCCGAGAACAGGATCGACGCGTCCAGCGGGTAGCGGTCGAGCGGCTGCAAGGTCACTTCGGTCGCGTAGTCCGGGTTCTTTGCCAGGCCCAGGAACGAACCGGCGCGCGCACGGGTGGCGCGGTATTCCGGCAGGTAGCGCCCCGCCTGCCGCATCAGCCAGACGGGCGTGTACTCGGTCGGCTGGCGCAGCAGCGCGCGCAGGAAGGTGTCGTTCTTGAGCGGGGCAAATTGTGGCATGGCTGACAATAATGGACGTCGGAGGACGGCTATTATCGCATTCTCCGCCGCGCCTGCGACAGGCCCGGCGAACGCCGCCCGGCGCGCCAGACTCTTATAATGCGGTTCCACCTTCAAAGCGCAGACACCACCATGACCGAGCCAATCCGCAAGCAGGCCGCGCCCTGCGGCACCTGGACTTCCCCGATCAGTGCCGCCATCGTCGCGGCCGGCGCCGTGCCGCTGTCACAGATCGCCCTCGACGGTGACGATGTGCTGTGGCTGGCCGGCCGCGCCAGCGAAGCGGGCCGCACCACGCTGCAGAGACTGCGCGCGGGAGCAACGAGCGAACTGACGCCGAACCCGTTCAATGTCCGCACCCGCGTGCACGAGTACGGCGGCGGCGCCTATACGGCCCAGGGCGGCACGGTCTGGTTCTCGCACTTCGCCGACAACCGGCTGTACCGGGTCGACGAAGGCGGCGAACCGGTGGCCCTGACGCGCGAGGAAGCGGTGCGCTATGCCGACTTCGTGCCGGACAGCGCGCGCCAGCGCCTGATCGCGGTGCGCGAAGACCACCTGGCCGGCGAAGCCTATCCCGTGAATACGATTTGCGCGGTCGGCTTCGATGGTGTGGAGACCATCCTTGTCGACGGCAATGACTTCTATGCCGCGCCGCGCCTGTCACCAAGCGGGCGCCAGCTCGCCTGGCTGTGCTGGGACCACCCGCGCATGCCATGGCAGGGTACGGAACTGTGGGTGGCCGACATTGCGCCGGATGGCAGCCTGGTCGACGGGCGCCTGATCGCCGGCGGCCTGGACGAGTCGATCTGCCAGCCCGAATGGTCGCCGGATGGCCTGCTGCACTTCGTCTCGGACCGCAGCGGCTGGTGGAATTTGTACCGTTTCGAGGACGGCGTCGTGCACCCGCTGTGCCCGCGCGAGGCCGAATTCGGCGGACCGCAGTGGAATTTCGGCGGCTCGATGTACGGTTTCAGCGCCGATGACGAAATCATCTGCACCTATATCGAGGACGGCATCAGCCGCCTCGGCCGCTTGTCGACAAAGGGCTGCAATCTGACCCCGATCGAGACGCCCTATCAGGAGATCCGCGAGCTGCGCGTCTCACCAGGCAGGGTCGCGCTGCTGGCCGGCTCGCCGACGATTGCGCTGGAGCTGGCCCTGATCGATCCCGCCAGCGGTGCGCGCACCGTCCTGATGCAATCGATCGCGCAATTGCCGCCGGTGGAGGAATTGTCCGTCCCGCAGAGCATCCGCTACCCGAGCGCGAACGGCCGCAGCGCGTATGCGTTCTACTATCCGCCGGCGAATGCGCACTTCGAGGCCCCGGCAGGCGAACTGCCGCCCCTGATCGTGATCGGCCACGGCGGCCCGACCAGCATGGCAACCAGTACCCTGAAACTCGCGACCCAGTTCTGGACCGGCCGCGGCTTCGCCGTGCTCGACGTGAACTACGGCGGCAGCTCCGGCTTCGGGCGCCGCTACCGCGATTTGTTGAAGGGCCAATGGGGCGTGATCGATGTCGAGGATTGCGTGGCCGGCGCCCGTTACCTGGCTGAGCAGGGCGTGGTCGACCCCGCGCGCCTGCTGATCCGCGGCGGCAGCGCCGGCGGCCTGACGACCCTGAACGCCCTCACCTTCCACGACGTGTTCAAAGCCGGCGCCAGTTACTATGGCGTGTCCGACCTGGCCGGCCTGGACGCGGATTCGCACAAGTTCGAATCGCACTACAACGAATACCTGATCGCGCCCAAAGCCGAAGCGCAGGCGGTCTACCGCGCCCGTTCGCCGATCCACCATACCGATGCGTTGAAACGGCCGATGATCTTCTTCCAGGGCCTGGACGACAAGGTGGTGCCGCCGCAGCAGTCGGAGACGATGGTCGACGCCCTGCGCGCACGCGGGGTGCCGGTCGCCTACCTGACGCTCGAGGGCGAGGGCCACGGTTTCAGGAAAGCCGAGAGCGTGGTGCGCACCCTGGAAGCCGAGCTGGCGTTTTACCTGCGCGTGTTCGGCATTCCTCTGCCGGCAGGACTGCCGCAGGTGGAGATCGAGAACCTGGCTCCATACCAGGCTGCATGATCGGTACGGAACTGTTCGACGCCTTCGCCACCTGCTCGGCGCGCGACAAGCTGATCCTGGGCCTGCTGGCGCTGGCCGGGGAGCCGCTCGGGCGCACGCGCCTGCGCGAGCACCTCGAGCTGCTGCAGGCCTTTCCCGGCGAAGACGAACTCACCGAAACCTTGTCCCTGCTGCGCGAGCGCGGCCTGGCCGGCGAGATCGCTTCGCGCGGCAGCGTCATTGCGCCCGGCGCCGCCTGGCCGGCGATCGCCTTCCTGCTGCGCGAAGGCCGCCTGACCGAACTGCGCGAAATCTACGAGGCCGTCAATCCGCTACGGAGAGATTGGCAAGGCAACCCCGTGCTGCGCAGCTACCGCCAGGGCCTGGCGCTGCTGCGCATGGCGCTCGTGGCCGGAGAAGGCCCGAAGACGATCGCGCCCCTGCTGACGGCCTGCATGCGCTGCCACGAGGCGGCCTACCTGCATCCGCTGGTCGAGATCTGCGCGCGGCCCTTCGTCCCCGACTTCGTCGAGCACATCAACCCGGCGCTGCGCGACGAGGTGCTGGCGATCCTGGTCGACCATGTCCAGCGCGAGCCCCTCACCGCGCCGGCGGTGCGGGAGTACGCCGAGGCGCACGTGGCGCAGGGCGGCGCCTCGATGGCGCTGCGCATCGCGCTGGCGGAGCACCTGATCCTGTGCGGCCGCCTCGACGATGCCGGCGTCCTGCTGCAGGACCTGGACGATTCCTCCGCCCTGTACTACCGCAGCGTGCTGCTGCTCCTGCGCGACCACATCGACGAGGCGCTGGCCGGCTTCGACGCGGCCTTGAAACAGCTGCGGCGCGAGACGGGCAGGAGAAAGCAGGTTTTCGCAGGCATCGGCGGCCACCTGTACGTGGCGGCCCTGCTGCGCCGCGGCGATACGAAACATCAAAAGGCGGTCGAGAGCTATCTGGATCACGCCACCCGGGCCGTGCAGAGCCATGACACGGCCGTCTACCAGCAACTGAGCATGCTGCGCCAGATCCGCGGCGGCACGGTCGATGCCGAGGTGCTGCCGTCGCGGAACTGGGAGACGGCGCTGCAGCCGGTAATGTTCCGCGCCCTGCTGCACTGGTGGCTGGCGATGCCGCAGTTGTCGCAGCAGCGCCCGCGCCTCGAAGAAGCCCTGGCCCTGGCGGAGGCCGCCGGCTTCGATTTCCTGAGCGCCCAGCTGGCCGGCATCCTCGGCCAGCTCGG encodes:
- the hemE gene encoding uroporphyrinogen decarboxylase, which produces MPQFAPLKNDTFLRALLRQPTEYTPVWLMRQAGRYLPEYRATRARAGSFLGLAKNPDYATEVTLQPLDRYPLDASILFSDILTVPDAMGLGLYFADGEGPKFERPLRTEAEVMALNVPDMESLDYVFKAVTQIRTEINGRVPLIGFSGSPWTLACYMVEGQGSREFHTIKKMLYARPDLMHRILEINATAVAQYLNAQIDAGAQAVMIFDSWGGALADGAYQEFSLRYMQRVLEQLQREKDGVRIPAVVFTKGGGIWLDEMADIGADALGLDWTVNLGRARALVGDRVALQGNLDPAILFASPEQIRAEVERSLTAYGAPSHGHGHVFNLGHGISQFTPPESVTAMVDAVHTFSRRQRAG
- a CDS encoding S9 family peptidase, with the translated sequence MTEPIRKQAAPCGTWTSPISAAIVAAGAVPLSQIALDGDDVLWLAGRASEAGRTTLQRLRAGATSELTPNPFNVRTRVHEYGGGAYTAQGGTVWFSHFADNRLYRVDEGGEPVALTREEAVRYADFVPDSARQRLIAVREDHLAGEAYPVNTICAVGFDGVETILVDGNDFYAAPRLSPSGRQLAWLCWDHPRMPWQGTELWVADIAPDGSLVDGRLIAGGLDESICQPEWSPDGLLHFVSDRSGWWNLYRFEDGVVHPLCPREAEFGGPQWNFGGSMYGFSADDEIICTYIEDGISRLGRLSTKGCNLTPIETPYQEIRELRVSPGRVALLAGSPTIALELALIDPASGARTVLMQSIAQLPPVEELSVPQSIRYPSANGRSAYAFYYPPANAHFEAPAGELPPLIVIGHGGPTSMATSTLKLATQFWTGRGFAVLDVNYGGSSGFGRRYRDLLKGQWGVIDVEDCVAGARYLAEQGVVDPARLLIRGGSAGGLTTLNALTFHDVFKAGASYYGVSDLAGLDADSHKFESHYNEYLIAPKAEAQAVYRARSPIHHTDALKRPMIFFQGLDDKVVPPQQSETMVDALRARGVPVAYLTLEGEGHGFRKAESVVRTLEAELAFYLRVFGIPLPAGLPQVEIENLAPYQAA